The genomic stretch AGATTGCAAATTTTAGAATGTACCTTGCAACGAGTGTGAAATATTTGTTCCCTTTGTTTTGCTTCAACCGGAGTTGTTTCCACATGAAGATTACGAATTACCAAACACTCCTCTTCACTCAATGGATCAAAATCATAGGCGACACCTTCTTCTTTGTCCtcttcaatattagacagttctATGGACTGTTCAGTTTGAACGAATGCTGTAACTATGTTGCGCAATTCTTGAGCGGTGAGTGCTCGTTTTTGTGGACATTCATTAGCTATGTGACCATAGCCTTGACATTTAAAACAACGCCTTAATGAGCTACCCTTAGGCTCCACGACACCCTTACCTTTGTCCTTTACTTCTTCTGTAATGACTTccttttgcttgcttgttgttgaTTTAGAATAAGAACTCGAACTAGAACTTGCTCCTCTTGAATAAGTATATGATTTCTTTGCTTTGTCTTGCTTTTCAAATTTTAGAGCCAAACGACATACATCATTAAATCCATTGTAAATCTGAACCTCCACTTTTGACGCAAGTGATGGTATTAGACCCTTGATGAATCTTGCAACTCTAAGCTCTTCCTTTTCTTCAAGATCACAAACAATCATCATCCTTTCGAATTCTTTAATGTACTCGGCCACGGACAGATTTTCTTGTGATaaatattgtaattttaggtAATTTTCTTGCTCATAATCTCTTGGTAAGAATCTCCTCATAAGATGCTTCTTAAGTTTCTCCCAAGTATCAATCTTTCTCTTCTTATCTCGCTTCCTCTATtttttcaagttttcataccACAATGACGCATATTTAGTGAGTTTTAGAATAGCTACCTTGAATTGTTTATGCTCATCTTATTCCTTGTACTCGAAAACTCGTTCAGCTTGCCTAATCCAATCCAAAAACTTTTCGGGATCCAAAACTCCATTGAAATCAGGTATGTCAAGTTTTAGACCTCGATCATCATCGTCTTTGTTCTCCTTTTTGGACTTGGAAACCGCATCATCAGAATATGATCCACGAGACCTACTACGACATGGACTTCGTTCTCTACCTCGTCCaactggaaggttcttcatcataTATTTTAGCTCGGCCATAGCTAGCGTCATCTCGTCTAACTGTTCTTGAAGTGTGCTTGAACCATCACCGGTAGCCTTGCTGGAATCGACATCTCCCGGCATCCTTACTTCCCAAGATtaacttgttaagaaacaaattaataacctTGCTCTGGTaaccaaattgatgtaaaatcTGGTTGATTTTAAAGAAATGAACAGCTCGTTGGTCTGTTCGAATTATATAGTAAAATACGCAGCGGAATATTAaactgtttatttgatttttataaGTTTTTGAACGAAAATTAAATAGATATAACGTGATCACTCcctcctccctcgcaaggaatTTGATTATAACACACGACTGGTTTTTGttactctcacctcgcaaggatcaaccacactctaatctcttcctcacaagaaagaaataagacactcaaagctcgcaagcaataagcaacaagaaaacttgtattaatctcttaacttgaatgaataaaactgaatacaatgacccttatttatactaagtagacAACCGACCTCCCTTCCCTAAACTTCCCTAAAAACGTCCTAAACTGATTAGGAAATTCGACCCATATTATggcaaattgccttattacaatattgctaagattaggaaagaaactataaggaaataacaatactaccataaatttattgactagaattaggaaagcaaaaataaggaaactaataatccTAAACACCTCCATCAGCACCGACCATGACCTTGCTTGGTTGCCGTGTTGACTTAGACGGACTCCAACCCGTCACTCTTGCTTCTCCATGCTATCATATTCACGatacttgagcccattttgaaaccttcagaaatgtgagttacatttcgactaattaggacttcattttcattttcttcaagTGCTCCTGCATCACATTTGCCACAACCTCTTCAAACAAGGAATCCTTATGCCTTGCTGTTTCTTTAAGCTCATTCTTGGTGTTTGAAAGTATCTTCTGAATTTCTTCCATCTTCTTAATTTCTTCCATTACTTTGACCTTTTGTCTCTGTACCAGCGAAAAGAATATATATTAATAAAAAGAAATTAAACTGTAACGGTGTTACTCTTTATTATAACATTTGAGTAACGCAGGTACGATGAAAACAGATAGCAAGGTATTAAGGTATTAAAATTGAAATACATCGACATTTTTAATATTAAAGATTCGATAATTTTTTAGTGGATTTAATATTATAAAACACCAAAAAAATTAAAGCAAAAAACCTTTTGTAACTAAGGCAAAGTTGATGTGTTTTGTCTTTGATTTtttaacaaagaaaaaaaaagagaagtgcATATGTTGAATGGAAATGAGTGTATTTATAGACAAGTGAGATTAGGAAGTAGTTACATTTTTTAATTAACTGCTATATAAtaaaactttaatttaatttggaaTTGAGAAAGTTAAAAATAATTGTAAATTGATGTAACCCATGCTGCATGTTCCCCATGATTAAAGAGCAGTAATAACTGCTGCGGAGAGTGGAGAATTTGAAGCGTCACATTCTTTAACTGTCACATTGTTACAGTAGCATCATTAGTGATTTGTGGTTTTATATAACGTCCAATATCAGTTAAAGTTTTGAATTTAAATTGGTTAAAAACAGTTTTCAGAATTAATTAACTACTATAAAAAAAACTGTTACTTTATTTTTCGGAATTCAGAAAGTTAAAAACTTAATTAAGAAGTTAAAGTTAAGTATAAAAATTGATGTAACCCACGTTGCATGTTTTCCTTGATTAAGAGCAGTTACTTATTAATGAATTGTCACAGTGTTACAGTTACTTATTAACGATTTGTCGTTTAAATTATTGTCTAATAGCAGTGTATTAAAACAATACTGAATTTGACAAGGTAAGATGTTACGTAATTATGAAATTTCACTTCTAATTAGTCACTGATTAACATCATCGTTGAACTTTACATAATAATAGGAATATTCGAAAATGCAACTCCACTTTTTCACACTATGATACTGTTACAGTAATATTGTTTTATAGTAGACCTAAGTTAACAttacttgttatttattttaaaacgAAGGACAGGCATTTCAGTGTTGATTTTTTTTGGTTTCTCCTGAACCGGTTCTTCGTCATCTCCATGCAACTCCTGAACATCTTCTGGTGCCTTTCCTTTGGCCTTTCTAAGGGCTTCTCTCCTTGCATATATGTCAGGCCAAAGAGTTTTCTTGGATATGATGAAGATTTCCACAGCGTCCAACAATCCAGTCCTTATTTTATTGATCTCTGCTACAAACAAAGATGCAGCGATTTGAGCACAGCATGCCCGCCAATATAACTTGCTGTGGTACCAAGACTTATACGGACGTCCCTCAAAGTTGGATACAACCATCATAACGACACAGGCTGACTCTTCATATGTAGGAGCCCGACACTGCCATTCGCACTTCAAATTTACCAAAGAAAACTTGTCCATATCTTGTAGCCTCATGTCACCCTTCGTCTCCAAGAAGTCACTCATGCAACCGGCCTGTCAGAAACAGAACATTCAAATTGACATATAGTAACACTGTTACTTTAATAATCTATTTGTAATGTTGATGACACTAATATATAAAACATAAAACTAAGGGTACTTACTGCTACTGCTGCGACGTTGTAAGTGTTCGAGTCCTCCCAGTTGGCATACGATTGATTGTCAATCACACTAATTTGCTGAAGGTTGAAGTCAATACAAACAGCGAAGTAATGATTGTCGACCAAACAAGTTATAAAAATATGCTGGGCATCAATTCTGCTATTAGCCTTGCTCGCATGGATGAAATTATCCCAAATCTCAAACAACTCGGTCTTTAAATTATCCTGTTCACTTTCCTCTTGCATCACAGCCAATACAGCATTATGTATTTCACAAAAAAACCATTATACAGTAATAATGTTACAGTAATAGAGTTACAGTATAATGTTACAGTAACACAGTTACACTGGATTGTGTTCGAATGTTAGATTTGATTTGTAAAAGCATTATATCTGATTAAATAGAAGCAAACATTTTACACCGGTTAAACTTACCATGTGACCTAGTCCAAGGTGAAGTACTGTTGGGCCTTGTTGCCATGTGTAACACCCCcctttatttaagggcctggactaggactcctcagataaagaagggtgttaccatctcggaaacccgaggcagtagataacaaaggaaaaataaacagtactttaaattgaaagttataaatgtttacaactcaaatggaacatgtctcaaaaccgaaaataaagtCGATAGCTAAAccgaaataaaagtgggctagctctaagtcgggtgatccatgctctctccccgccACTCCGGATGTCTCAACAACTGTCAATCTCCCCCgataaatggatcatcacaggcgtacacgaatacacagggtcaaccgcgaggttgagtaggtaatacgatataataaagaatgcaatgatatgatcctccaatctcaactccatcacacacatccccggaactcccagccataccgatccccggcagactatacaaatcccgtcgtcgatataccagctcgtagctgaggacaccagggcaagtctgcgagacccgcccgggccttaatcacgataatctcatctcctccaactccaactccaatgcataagaaatgtataaaacgtatgaaacaataatgctcaacgagataaataagataaacagatatgtcatataatcaccgaacatgccaactcttttataatcgtaagaactcaatcagtgtattcccctacctcagtactgcagtcaaatggacagatgctcaataatattccacaacaaattcgtcctctgaaagataaataaatgataaatgattacttaactattcccgttcccaaaatagaaggttactaaaaatagaaacttcctaaaatggaaagtttccttaaatggaaacttccccgatatagcagTTTCCATTTttaccaacccgactcaaaacccgtctctaattatttaaatgactcgggaattaaattaaataactaatacgataaataaaatattaaacgaattatacgattaagaaaaaCCGAATCAAACATTGAACAACCCTAACAACCCGACTCCCACAACCCGTGACTTCACACTCGCCCAaacccctcacgcgccgcctgaaccaccacgacaaccaccaggccCGTTCCCCAGTTCGACCCAACCGCCGACAACCGACCCcaacctggtcgactgccgccggcgagtcgaaccagggctgccaaCAGCCCTGACACACCGCCTATCAGGAGTTGCCGCCACCAACAGCCTCCCCTTGCAACCCTATAGCCACCACCGTCGTCAACATCATCCTATGCTACCACCACCACTCTGCTCGCCGTCAATCAACGCACACAGACGCCatggcgccgccgtttcgacctcccccgagtccacggtggcgccaccccaattcTAATCgtctaaacccgcctgaaaacccctGTTTAAACCCGTTTGATTGTCCCTGTCGATAACGCCTCTTACCGCCATTCCCACCGCCTAAAACCTCCCTAACCGCCATCAATAGGGGCGACTCAAACCACCCAATACAATTTCCCCGACATCAACCACCATTGTCACCTCCCTGTGACACACGGTGACAACAACTACAACCCGACAAACGACAAAATGGAAAAGAAAGGGTGACTGCTTACCTAATCTGCCACGTAAACCACTACTAAGGCCGCCTCAAagcgtcgacaaccaccctatgctcttccctgctgcgccgtcaCTACCCACGTTCAATCTCTCCCTCTCGATTTGTGTGATTGTGAAAATGTGTGCCGTCGAAGTGAGGGACGCGGGTGAGAGAGGAGTGTTTTGTAGAGctagggtaaaaattaggttaaagtaGGTTAGACGGTAGATGTGTCATGGGTAACGTGATTGGGTAAATGGCCTATCTAACGTGACTTCGTTCacttaaacccgtctcaacaagtctacgaataactcgatcttacgatatcaacacgattAGATAGCTTAGCGTACTAACTCGATATAACCCGTCTTAATTAGtcatataaaatacggagtattacagtcttccccccttaaaatgaacttcgtcccgaagttcgctcatctatcaaCCTCCAAGCATCGATGtgggtaccaaaacagattttctaaTGTAGATAACTCATGGATTTAGGTCaataaaacaaaatgttacatcTACCCTcttaaaaagaaagttacgtcccggaacttacctcATGTAAACAGGTGTGGATAGCTTTCCTTCATCGAAAGCTCagtctcccatgtagcttcctcaacattgTGGTTAGTCCACAAGATTTTCATCAAAGCTGTCTCTCCATTCCtggtcttcctcactttcctgtcCAAAATCTCCTTAGGTGTCTCCAGATAGGACAACTGCGCATCCACCTCGATCACCTCAGGActcaacacatgtgatggatcgctcAAGTACCTCCGCAACagagaaacatgaaagacattgtgaactcTGGCTAACGCTGGTGGCAAGGCTAAACGGTATGCCACCTCTCCAACTCTGTCCAATATCTCATAAGGTCCAATGAATTTCTGACTCAGCTTTCCTCGCTTCCCGAACCTCATAACTCCCTTCATCGGCGACACTTTGAGTAGTACCTTCTCTCCCACCTCGAAAGAAATGTCACTCCTCCTAGTGTCGATAGCTCTTCTGTCTCACCCGGgaagctctcatcttttgcctaataatctgtacctgttcaaccatctcctgaatCATCTCTAGCCCCAAAACGACAGCGTCAGATCGATCATCTCAACACACAGGACTGCTAAATTTCCtaccataaagtgcctcaaatggagccatcccaatgCTAGCGTGATAACtgatgttgttgtaagaaaactcgatcaacccCAGTCTGTCTTCCCAAGATCCGCCAAACTCTAGAACACAAGCTCTTAACATATCCTCGAgggtctgaatagtcctctctgtctgaccgTCGATAGcgggatgaaaagcggtgctcatcttcgattgagtacccatcaaTGATCGCAATTCTGCCGCTTAACTTGGATAGAAACCTGGAATCTCTGTcggaaacgatatctttaggcaCACCATGCAACTTTACCACGTACTGAACATAAGCCTTAGCCAACTcagccttactccaagtatctttcatgggaataaagtgagctgacttggttaacctgtcgacgatcacccaaatcatgttgttacctctcTGAGTCCGAGGCAACCCGACGATGAAGTCCATGGATAtactctcccacttccactctggc from Silene latifolia isolate original U9 population chromosome 2, ASM4854445v1, whole genome shotgun sequence encodes the following:
- the LOC141640870 gene encoding uncharacterized protein LOC141640870 translates to MKGVMRFGKRGKLSQKFIGPYEILDRVGEVAYRLALPPALARVHNVFHVSLLRRYLSDPSHVLSPEVIEVDAQLSYLETPKEILDRKVRKTRNGETALMKILWTNHNVEEATWETELSMKESYPHLFT